From a single Tachypleus tridentatus isolate NWPU-2018 chromosome 6, ASM421037v1, whole genome shotgun sequence genomic region:
- the LOC143252920 gene encoding very long chain fatty acid elongase 6-like isoform X2: MSVVASNFWVTANLPNYSYIFNFERNFDQREQRNWMIKNWYQAFYFVGVYMVLVFGGQVYMQSRPRYDLRRILAAWNVFLAVFSIIGAMRTLPEMIHVLRKYGFQYSVCNPSFIEQVKVSGFWTWMFTLSKVPELCDTIFIVLRKQNLMFLHWYHHITVLLFSWYSYTEHIAPARWYVVMNYIVHSVMYSYFVLRALRFNVPRYVAMVITTSQILQMILGAYVSYLGYQVKQEGEFCQISEDTAKIAILMYLSYFVLFARLFYNAYIQPKGGKLQKTN, translated from the coding sequence ATGTCTGTGGTTGCAAGCAATTTCTGGGTGACTGCCAATTTGcctaattattcatatattttcaacTTCGAACGGAATTTCGACCAAAGAGAGCAACGTAATTGGATGATCAAGAATTGGTATCAAGCTTTCTACTTTGTAGGTGTTTACATGGTTCTGGTGTTCGGAGGTCAAGTTTACATGCAGTCACGGCCTCGTTATGACTTACGACGTATCTTAGCAGCGTGGAATGTTTTCCTCGCAGTCTTCAGTATCATAGGTGCAATGCGTACACTACCGGAAATGATTCATGTACTTCGGAAATATGGTTTCCAGTATTCTGTATGCAACCCGAGCTTCATCGAACAGGTGAAAGTTAGCGGATTCTGGACATGGATGTTTACCTTATCCAAGGTTCCTGAATTATGTGACACTATTTTCATCGTCCTCCGTAAGCAGAATTTGATGTTCCTTCACTGGTACCACCATATCACTGTCCTTCTCTTCTCCTGGTACAGTTATACGGAACACATTGCTCCCGCTCGCTGGTATGTCGTCATGAACTACATCGTACATTCTGTCATGTACTCCTACTTTGTACTAAGGGCTCTGCGTTTTAATGTTCCTCGATATGTTGCTATGGTAATAACAACATCTCAGATCCTTCAAATGATACTAGGGGCTTATGTTAGCTACTTGGGCTACCAAGTAAAACAAGAAGGAGAATTTTGTCAAATTTCTGAAGATACAGCTAAAATCGCTATACTTATGTATTTGTCCTATTTTGTGTTGTTTGCTCGCTTATTTTATAATGCTTACATTCAACCAAAAGGAGGAAAACTGCAAAAAACTAATTAA
- the LOC143252920 gene encoding very long chain fatty acid elongase 6-like isoform X1, translating to MRYYTMSVVASNFWVTANLPNYSYIFNFERNFDQREQRNWMIKNWYQAFYFVGVYMVLVFGGQVYMQSRPRYDLRRILAAWNVFLAVFSIIGAMRTLPEMIHVLRKYGFQYSVCNPSFIEQVKVSGFWTWMFTLSKVPELCDTIFIVLRKQNLMFLHWYHHITVLLFSWYSYTEHIAPARWYVVMNYIVHSVMYSYFVLRALRFNVPRYVAMVITTSQILQMILGAYVSYLGYQVKQEGEFCQISEDTAKIAILMYLSYFVLFARLFYNAYIQPKGGKLQKTN from the exons ATGagat ATTACACTATGTCTGTGGTTGCAAGCAATTTCTGGGTGACTGCCAATTTGcctaattattcatatattttcaacTTCGAACGGAATTTCGACCAAAGAGAGCAACGTAATTGGATGATCAAGAATTGGTATCAAGCTTTCTACTTTGTAGGTGTTTACATGGTTCTGGTGTTCGGAGGTCAAGTTTACATGCAGTCACGGCCTCGTTATGACTTACGACGTATCTTAGCAGCGTGGAATGTTTTCCTCGCAGTCTTCAGTATCATAGGTGCAATGCGTACACTACCGGAAATGATTCATGTACTTCGGAAATATGGTTTCCAGTATTCTGTATGCAACCCGAGCTTCATCGAACAGGTGAAAGTTAGCGGATTCTGGACATGGATGTTTACCTTATCCAAGGTTCCTGAATTATGTGACACTATTTTCATCGTCCTCCGTAAGCAGAATTTGATGTTCCTTCACTGGTACCACCATATCACTGTCCTTCTCTTCTCCTGGTACAGTTATACGGAACACATTGCTCCCGCTCGCTGGTATGTCGTCATGAACTACATCGTACATTCTGTCATGTACTCCTACTTTGTACTAAGGGCTCTGCGTTTTAATGTTCCTCGATATGTTGCTATGGTAATAACAACATCTCAGATCCTTCAAATGATACTAGGGGCTTATGTTAGCTACTTGGGCTACCAAGTAAAACAAGAAGGAGAATTTTGTCAAATTTCTGAAGATACAGCTAAAATCGCTATACTTATGTATTTGTCCTATTTTGTGTTGTTTGCTCGCTTATTTTATAATGCTTACATTCAACCAAAAGGAGGAAAACTGCAAAAAACTAATTAA